GTAGTATTTACTGTCATTTACTGGCTCCTTTCTTTGCTCAGGCTAGAACATAACATTCTGTGTGAGTTGTAACGATAATATTCCTTTCGTTTGACCTGAGTGCAACGCATTGTAGTAACCGCATCCACATTCTTCAAAGGAAAGGTTCTTTTGTAGCATTACAAAGAAAGGCCCATTCTAGCCATCTATCTTATGTCACAGAGATTAAACAGAATAATGATTACAGCTGTATCTAGTATATTCATGATCCCTCAAATTACATGAAAggacattacatttttcacagtcTGACATTGCTGAATGTAGCTTCAGGCTAGTATgtcaatgatttatttatttttgtatgtatgtatgttcttCCCACCTTAAAGGTTGTGCAATGAGTGGCTTGATAGCTGATGCCAAGACTCTAATTGACAAAGCAAGAGTGGAAACCCAGGTATGAATGCACAGTGTTAAATCAGTGGTTTCCTGATTTTGTATTATCTGAGTTTAACGTCTACATTTTCTCCTCAGAATCACTGGTTTACATACAATGAGACAATGACAGTTGAGAGTGTGACTCAGGCCGTGTCCAACTTGGCACTGCAGTTTGGAGAGGAGGACGCAGATCCTGGTGCAATGGTCAGttagtgcattttaaaaataactttttcattCAAACTTCAAGCCATTGGAATTTCTTTAATTTCCAAAAGGCcaacaatgtttaatttaacCAATATAAcctgtattatttttttctctttttttcccccatctgtACAGAGTCGACCATTTGGCGTAGCACTTCTGTTTGGTGGCGTTGATGAAAAAGGACCCCAGCTGTATGTACACTTTATTTTGATACATCATACATACATCTACATCCATCTGACCACCCACAAACTTACACAGTTTGTTTGTGAATGCAGGTACCACATGGACCCATCAGGAACTTTTGTGCAGTGTGATGCTCGAGCTATTGGCTCAGCATCTGAGGGGGCACAGAGCTCTCTTCAAGAGGTCTACCACAAGGTACATACCACTGAGCTAAGCAAATTGTGATACTTTATAAACTGCTACCTTGTCAAGATTTTTGTATAGAATTTTGTCAAACAGTATAGTGCagttcaaaaagacaaaaaaattgtatctttttttctttgtccctCTCTCACTGACAGTCAATAACATTAAAGGAGGCCATCAAGTCATCTCTGACCATCCTCAAGCAGGTGATGGAGGAGAAGCTTAATGCCACCAACATcgaggtttgtttgtttttgtttttaacacaacATCAGAAACAAGACTAAATACCAGagcaccatacacacacacacagtgagtgtgtgggtTTGGGATAGTGTAGGTGTGGTGTGTTCCGAGCATCTTTTTATATTCCTTTTATTATAttgttgatttttaataatttaatattaactACCTTTGAGTTTTAACTTTGTTAGATTAAAAATATCATGCAGCCTTGATAATTTGCAAAGAACTGCCAGTTTAATACCTTGGGTTTCATGGaagctttttttaatccatGTTTCTTTTGTAGCTGGCAACAGTAGAGCCCGGGAAAACGTTCCATATGTATTCCAAAGAGGAGCTGGAAGAGGTAATCAAGGACATCTAGAGCCTCAAAGACTTGGAAGTCTTGTTTTGAGTTCTTGGAAGGGGAGGCGAGGATGTGAAAGGACACCTGGGCTGAATGTCACAATACAACCACAACTTTCCATCAGCACATTCTCTCTCTTGCTGCATTCAAAATTTTTTACATGCATCAGAGGTTTCTCTTTGTAATGTGCTAATTTACTTCTTGTATCTCAGTATCTGTACAGCTTTGTACAGGAGTCTGACCAGCACTTACAACCGAGTAGCAGGAAGATAATAAGTGGGGGCGGGGGGGATATTTTTTGTTACGAATCAGTACTACAATTAAACTGTTGTATTCAGGATGTGATCTGACTCcttgtttttgccattttcttgTATTAcaagtattttaattaatagtattttgtttgtattttataaatactcAAATCCCATTACagttttaaattcacatttcactatgataaacataaaaatgtaacctGCATGAGGAAAAAGTGGACAGACGCAGTGAGAGGTGAACTAATCTAATCCAcatattgtaaaacatttaactatatatcccttattttaaaaatagtttggtATAGTCACAGATTGTCTTGCTTACAGCTTGCACTCTACAATTAATTCAGAGATGTATCAATAATTGCTTAATAATTTATGTTTCTAATTGATTATAAATATTACCATTAGATGACATAAACCCATGATAATGAGTGACAGGTGGAAATAGCACTAATTTGGGTAAATTCTTAATTTATGCTTAGTAgtatgaaaatgtcaaaagctTATTAACGTAATATTGATAGTGAATGGAGAGTAAAACGTTAACAGTCATTTTACCTAAAATCAGACAAAAGTAAACTTggaattttacaatttaaatgcaTCGCAAAAATTGGCACACCATGTAAAACGTGATCACAGGCCTCAAGACtaatgctttatttttacactttaaattattatttaaagtagGAATATTTTTCAACTTAACCAATTATCAGACAAAAGTTTCAGaacttttaataataaagaaattatttaaaacactaaaatctTATAATTTAGAGGTAGTACATATAATGTTCACCATAATGATGCAGTAGTTTATGAGTGGACCCATGCACTTGTAATAATGATATACAAACCACAAACCATTTTTGACATATAACAGGCATTAAACATGTATATGTTAGGTGGAAGGGTAAGGTTACAGGTAGCAGAGGTGAataaggtgcaggactttaagtatttaaggtcaacggttcagagcaaaaaaaatatgaaaaaaaatgtctgttgtgTTGTGCGACAATATCAGTATCAGTCGGAATGACAGGGAAATTGtttaagacagtggtgagacccgCGATGTTGTTcagtttagagacagtggcactgaacaaaagacaggaggcagacctggaggtagcagagcttaagatgttgaggttctctttgggattgacgaggatagacaggatcaggaatgagtacatcagagggacagctcatgttagatatttggagataaagtcagagaggccagattgaggtggtttagacatgttcagaggagagactgtgaatgtactggtagaaggatgctgaggttggagcttccaggcaggaggtctagagtaagaccaaagaggagatttatggatgtagtgagagaggacataaaaTTAGTTGGTgcgagagaagaggatgcagaggacagggttagatggaggaacataattcactgtggcgacccctgaacgGGAgcaactgaaaggaaaagaagaagaagaagaaacatgcATATATATCTGCTTTCTTTTACACTAGTAAATGTAGGGAGATTTAATACATGTTTTCATACTGCTACTAGATGACAAAGACTTCCCA
This genomic interval from Channa argus isolate prfri chromosome 5, Channa argus male v1.0, whole genome shotgun sequence contains the following:
- the psma5 gene encoding proteasome subunit alpha type-5; protein product: MFLTRSEYDRGVNTFSPEGRLFQVEYAIEAIKLGSTAIGIQTSEGVCLAVEKRITSPLMEPSSIEKIVEIDSHIGCAMSGLIADAKTLIDKARVETQNHWFTYNETMTVESVTQAVSNLALQFGEEDADPGAMSRPFGVALLFGGVDEKGPQLYHMDPSGTFVQCDARAIGSASEGAQSSLQEVYHKSITLKEAIKSSLTILKQVMEEKLNATNIELATVEPGKTFHMYSKEELEEVIKDI